In one Mycoplasmopsis canis PG 14 genomic region, the following are encoded:
- a CDS encoding alpha-amylase family glycosyl hydrolase: protein MTYQEIYIKHSFLKYLIKIWIMKKIKKHLFGIAPLLSLPFITISCNSEKFDKETEYKKLKKSKTLLNWGDDNFVDYIKTNNLNNLSYEDELKNVKNIAPFNKDLKRSNVMYQLTVYSFADGNNDGIGDFIGLKNNLDYFSNLGIDTLYLSPFHPSSSYHGYDVIDYTDVAPELGGMKAFDEFLIEAHKRGIRVIMDVVINHTSYEHPWFQKALQNDPKYRNFYYMYDKNINGGEKEQKDDIRHFFRNVYDAKNPEKNPPKSDLKWVGEFWAGMPDLNLKNPEVIKEITNMHKFWAAKGIDGFRYDAFYHIFDSKNKIKGNSSKGEERELFAKFRKEMNEEYKKAEENGISRSSLDAFMFGEWWGDSSDSYAQNNWFNNSGEVALSSLIDGARWKDSTFLILNSDNEVDLINRLTDKNGRKREWIPFLDNHDVDRWINKFRAENFDNEINDQPHKLTDKERNAYISALFSLLSRGGLPTLYNGNEILMQGAPRPRDVNVREAFWWKDVSKNVNFYEKRNPDDHIQTKASTGEGTVESIISNKKSSYNLLSQLISLRKDYKSLSEMDAKYVVPAINEVVEFLPHRDDFSEYNTTLRKNDDGTYILIIYSSSTSEESKIMLGEKYKIKKKFFGDNFTNYIKENREIIKGTGIGKYAAFLIEKK, encoded by the coding sequence TTGACTTATCAAGAAATTTACATTAAACATTCTTTTTTAAAATATTTAATTAAAATTTGAATTATGAAAAAAATAAAAAAACATTTATTTGGTATTGCGCCATTATTATCACTACCATTTATAACTATTTCGTGTAATTCTGAAAAATTTGATAAGGAAACTGAATACAAAAAGTTAAAAAAGTCAAAAACATTACTTAATTGAGGTGATGATAATTTTGTTGATTACATCAAAACTAATAACTTAAATAATTTATCATATGAAGATGAGTTAAAAAATGTTAAAAACATTGCGCCTTTTAATAAAGATTTAAAAAGATCAAATGTTATGTATCAATTAACTGTATATTCATTTGCGGATGGAAACAATGACGGTATTGGTGATTTTATTGGGTTAAAAAATAATTTGGATTATTTTTCTAATTTAGGTATTGACACATTATATCTTTCTCCATTTCACCCCTCTTCATCATATCATGGATATGATGTCATTGATTATACAGATGTGGCTCCTGAATTAGGTGGAATGAAAGCTTTTGATGAATTTTTAATAGAAGCACATAAAAGAGGTATAAGAGTTATTATGGACGTTGTAATAAATCATACATCTTATGAGCATCCATGGTTCCAAAAAGCACTTCAAAATGACCCTAAATATAGAAATTTTTATTATATGTACGATAAAAATATTAATGGAGGCGAAAAGGAGCAAAAAGATGACATAAGACATTTTTTTAGAAATGTTTATGATGCAAAAAACCCTGAAAAAAACCCTCCTAAAAGTGATCTAAAGTGAGTAGGCGAATTTTGAGCCGGAATGCCAGATTTAAATTTAAAAAACCCAGAAGTAATTAAAGAAATTACTAACATGCATAAATTTTGGGCAGCTAAAGGTATTGATGGGTTTAGGTATGATGCTTTTTACCACATTTTTGATTCAAAAAACAAAATCAAAGGAAATTCTTCTAAGGGTGAAGAGAGAGAATTGTTTGCTAAATTCAGAAAAGAAATGAATGAAGAATATAAAAAGGCAGAAGAAAACGGAATATCTCGTTCATCATTAGATGCATTTATGTTTGGAGAATGATGAGGTGATTCTTCTGATTCATATGCGCAAAACAATTGATTCAATAATAGCGGCGAAGTCGCTTTAAGTAGCTTAATTGACGGTGCTAGATGAAAAGACTCAACATTCTTGATATTGAATTCTGACAACGAAGTTGATCTTATTAATAGATTAACTGATAAAAATGGTAGAAAAAGAGAATGAATACCTTTTTTAGATAACCACGATGTGGATAGATGAATTAATAAGTTTAGAGCCGAAAATTTCGATAATGAAATCAACGATCAACCTCATAAATTAACAGATAAAGAAAGAAATGCATATATTTCAGCTTTATTTTCGTTATTATCAAGAGGGGGTCTTCCAACATTATACAATGGTAATGAAATACTAATGCAGGGTGCTCCAAGACCGAGAGATGTAAATGTTCGTGAAGCATTTTGATGAAAAGATGTTTCTAAAAATGTTAACTTTTATGAAAAAAGAAATCCTGACGATCATATTCAAACTAAAGCATCAACAGGTGAAGGAACAGTTGAAAGCATTATAAGTAATAAGAAATCATCATATAACCTTCTTTCACAATTAATTTCTTTAAGAAAAGACTATAAATCTTTAAGTGAAATGGATGCAAAGTATGTTGTACCTGCCATTAATGAAGTTGTTGAGTTTCTGCCACACAGAGATGATTTTTCGGAATATAATACCACATTAAGAAAAAATGATGATGGAACTTATATTTTAATAATTTATTCTTCATCAACTAGTGAAGAATCTAAAATAATGCTTGGTGAAAAATATAAAATCAAGAAAAAGTTCTTTGGAGATAATTTCACAAACTATATAAAAGAAAATAGAGAGATTATTAAAGGAACTGGAATAGGTAAATACGCAGCATTCTTGATAGAGAAAAAGTAA
- a CDS encoding ABC transporter permease subunit, whose product MKELKLYNWYGESFDSILPSSVNNLKAYKKQVRNIFMRTNDRIKSQEKVDKDLFLRARTKLNDNLKRELASHKVAYKNKVVVLKDSIKKLSYFDSMESLLKFEIKKLNKSKKDIQSYAQDFVYSLTKSADEVEYKIENIHKLQERTFVDEQELFKKYTIYNIILLYISNYKDLDFDISKIEHLLLPIELNWVNKFKESSNISEYFKNIYSNLEKQRESLQAKKSELLRQYNETHKLQKELFIKEQQNIKLETQQKILKLEYEYNENLKQQRLQAKISKKEALAKIKEQESLIKSNENKNNNISNSIIESSKSKVAQIKSNYKNELKIQKVRSRIQVYKDLTNYLLKHKVEVNKFDFSLNKLSFEELQNKENELSKYYSENKFNSKLAQNAIRFFLTKTNFYRSVKEGKLLIKSQYKNLVGLAREKYTYEGHFNKEESKALKEAFIDSRLTRLKYRYEKIEATTKLDELKKEGVYKKEQNDFKAAKEKILNEHKHNLKEAKEKLKSKEISKPAYKNKLIELNIYKKEAINEEKLKSRIQSNKEILKSLFWRELAETKINKKLYESKITEAQKSIPVETMRNLRWLTAFLNFIFPGLSELIFFKQYAKGILMSLVSLISLTLIIPFSFGFYWQEMGGIPGFSDLGAHLYSFENGVFPDARIYLFGGVISVILMVFITVFHTVSSLGAYRVAKQLEYGSRPSKWAHTKRWLNTSGFPWMISLLGWILMVFIVATPVITSILVSFTNYGFKHEAPAQSVDWVGLKQWGKWWIFREQNLFLSLQRVILWTLVWTVASTILPISLGIIISVLTNNHRIRFKKLFRLIYILPWAIPAFVTLTFIRSLFRGGDEGVINVILLGMGLISQSKNWLNEIGTARVLVVLVQTWIGYAWIFMLVTGNLQSIPKDIYEAGSVDGAKGRQLFWYLTLPSLLISIAPMLIGQFVGAFNNFTTISIFTGGGPSYAESTSFGEASTDIIISWVYKLTTSSGNIEGNQAFAAALTTLAASFSIAVSARGFIKSMSRRD is encoded by the coding sequence ATGAAAGAATTAAAACTTTATAATTGATATGGCGAATCTTTTGATAGTATCTTACCTAGCTCCGTAAACAACTTAAAAGCTTACAAAAAACAAGTAAGAAACATTTTTATGAGAACTAATGATAGAATTAAGTCTCAAGAAAAGGTTGACAAAGATTTGTTCTTAAGAGCAAGAACAAAATTAAATGACAACCTAAAAAGAGAATTAGCAAGTCATAAAGTAGCATACAAAAATAAAGTTGTAGTGCTAAAGGATTCAATCAAAAAACTTTCATATTTTGATTCAATGGAATCACTATTGAAGTTTGAGATTAAAAAACTAAACAAAAGTAAAAAAGATATTCAAAGTTATGCACAAGATTTTGTTTATTCATTAACAAAATCAGCTGATGAAGTAGAATACAAAATTGAAAATATTCACAAGTTACAAGAAAGAACCTTTGTTGATGAACAAGAATTATTTAAAAAATATACTATTTACAACATAATTCTTTTATATATTTCTAATTATAAAGACTTGGATTTTGATATTTCTAAAATTGAACATTTATTATTACCTATTGAGTTAAATTGAGTAAATAAATTTAAAGAATCATCAAATATTTCTGAATACTTTAAAAATATATATAGCAATTTAGAAAAGCAAAGAGAATCTCTTCAAGCTAAAAAAAGTGAGTTATTAAGACAATATAACGAAACTCACAAATTACAAAAAGAATTATTTATTAAAGAACAACAAAATATTAAATTAGAAACTCAACAAAAGATTTTAAAACTTGAATACGAATATAATGAAAATTTAAAACAACAAAGATTGCAAGCAAAAATAAGTAAAAAAGAAGCATTAGCAAAAATTAAAGAACAAGAATCTCTAATTAAGTCTAATGAAAACAAGAATAATAATATTTCAAATTCTATTATCGAAAGTTCTAAAAGCAAGGTAGCACAAATAAAATCAAATTACAAAAATGAATTAAAAATTCAAAAAGTAAGATCAAGAATACAAGTATATAAAGATTTAACAAACTATTTATTGAAACATAAAGTTGAAGTAAATAAATTTGATTTTTCTTTAAACAAACTTTCTTTTGAAGAACTCCAAAATAAAGAAAATGAATTATCTAAGTATTATTCAGAAAATAAATTTAACAGTAAGTTAGCTCAAAATGCTATTAGATTCTTCTTGACAAAAACAAACTTTTATAGATCTGTTAAAGAAGGTAAATTATTAATTAAATCACAATACAAAAATCTTGTTGGATTGGCTCGTGAAAAATACACATATGAAGGACATTTTAATAAAGAGGAATCTAAGGCATTAAAAGAAGCGTTTATTGACTCTAGATTAACAAGATTAAAATATCGTTATGAAAAAATTGAAGCAACCACTAAATTAGATGAACTTAAAAAAGAAGGCGTTTATAAGAAAGAACAAAATGATTTTAAAGCTGCTAAAGAGAAAATTCTTAATGAACATAAACACAATTTAAAAGAAGCAAAAGAAAAACTTAAATCAAAAGAAATTTCTAAACCGGCATATAAAAATAAATTAATTGAACTTAATATATATAAAAAAGAAGCAATTAATGAAGAAAAACTAAAATCAAGAATTCAATCTAATAAAGAAATTCTTAAATCATTATTTTGAAGAGAATTAGCCGAAACAAAAATCAATAAAAAACTTTATGAAAGTAAAATTACCGAAGCTCAAAAATCAATACCTGTTGAAACCATGAGAAACTTACGTTGATTAACTGCTTTCCTTAACTTTATATTCCCAGGGCTATCAGAATTAATCTTCTTTAAACAATATGCAAAAGGTATTTTAATGAGTTTAGTTTCATTAATTTCATTAACATTAATTATTCCTTTTTCATTTGGGTTTTATTGACAAGAAATGGGTGGTATACCAGGGTTTAGTGATCTAGGAGCCCATTTATATAGCTTTGAAAATGGTGTCTTCCCTGATGCTAGAATATATTTATTTGGAGGTGTTATCTCTGTTATCTTGATGGTGTTTATTACTGTATTCCATACAGTTTCATCATTAGGAGCATATAGAGTCGCTAAACAACTAGAGTATGGATCAAGACCAAGTAAATGAGCTCATACTAAGAGATGATTAAATACAAGCGGATTCCCTTGAATGATTTCTCTTTTAGGATGAATTTTAATGGTGTTTATTGTGGCAACTCCAGTTATTACTTCTATTTTAGTTTCATTCACAAACTATGGTTTCAAACATGAAGCTCCAGCACAATCAGTTGATTGAGTAGGACTTAAACAATGAGGAAAATGATGAATATTTAGAGAACAAAATCTATTTTTATCATTGCAAAGAGTTATTTTATGAACATTGGTTTGAACTGTTGCTTCGACAATATTGCCTATTTCATTGGGTATCATAATTTCGGTTTTAACAAATAACCATAGAATTAGATTTAAAAAACTATTTAGACTTATTTACATTCTTCCATGAGCTATTCCTGCATTCGTAACACTAACATTCATCAGAAGTTTATTTAGAGGTGGTGATGAAGGTGTTATTAACGTTATTTTACTTGGAATGGGACTTATTAGTCAATCTAAGAACTGACTTAACGAAATCGGGACAGCAAGAGTGCTAGTTGTTCTTGTGCAAACATGAATTGGTTACGCTTGAATATTCATGTTAGTTACAGGAAACTTACAATCAATTCCAAAAGATATTTATGAAGCGGGTTCAGTTGATGGTGCAAAAGGAAGACAATTATTCTGATATCTTACACTACCATCATTATTAATTTCAATTGCGCCTATGCTTATTGGTCAATTTGTAGGAGCATTTAACAACTTTACAACAATTTCTATTTTTACAGGTGGAGGCCCAAGCTACGCAGAATCAACATCATTTGGTGAAGCTTCAACAGATATTATTATTTCTTGAGTTTACAAATTAACAACATCATCAGGAAACATTGAAGGTAACCAAGCTTTTGCTGCTGCCTTAACAACACTTGCTGCTTCATTTAGTATAGCAGTTAGTGCTAGAGGATTTATTAAATCAATGTCAAGGAGAGATTAA
- a CDS encoding 1-phosphofructokinase, with amino-acid sequence MIYTLTLSPSSDLLIKSDKFELEEVNRYKDFMLLPGGKGINASVILERHGFNNIALSVFDKNTLDSFKEIFEKENVKIQNIDHPEKTRINIKYYGAQNSFELNGPRTVLNSNLKSQISEKLNKLTSQDILLIMGISDEEFLFDILNILNKNKVNFVIDVDSSKFKEFLSFKPFVVKPNIDELQRNLQVQIKSENDLINSMKEIQELGAKNVIVSMDKNGSYLLTDQNEIFKASIIKPINVVSSTGAGDTMISIFSANYLKSNNANESFKLSNSAAMGTVASEWVGDLFKTQKYLENVKVEKLELKK; translated from the coding sequence ATGATTTATACATTAACTTTATCTCCTTCTAGTGACTTATTAATTAAATCAGATAAGTTTGAATTAGAAGAAGTTAATAGATACAAAGATTTTATGCTTTTACCAGGTGGTAAGGGTATAAACGCATCTGTTATTCTTGAAAGACATGGTTTTAATAATATTGCTTTAAGCGTTTTTGATAAAAATACATTAGATTCTTTTAAAGAAATTTTTGAAAAAGAAAATGTAAAAATACAAAATATTGATCATCCTGAGAAAACTAGAATTAATATTAAATATTATGGTGCTCAAAATTCTTTTGAATTAAATGGACCTAGAACCGTTTTAAACTCAAATTTAAAATCACAAATTTCTGAAAAACTAAATAAATTAACTTCTCAAGATATTTTATTAATAATGGGAATTAGTGATGAAGAATTTTTATTTGACATACTAAATATTTTAAATAAGAATAAAGTGAATTTTGTTATAGATGTAGACTCATCTAAATTTAAAGAATTCTTATCATTTAAACCTTTTGTTGTTAAACCTAATATTGACGAATTACAAAGAAATTTACAAGTTCAAATTAAAAGCGAAAATGACTTAATTAATAGCATGAAAGAAATACAAGAACTAGGCGCAAAAAACGTTATAGTTTCTATGGATAAAAACGGTTCATATTTATTAACTGATCAAAATGAAATATTCAAAGCAAGCATAATTAAGCCTATTAATGTTGTTTCTTCAACAGGTGCAGGTGACACAATGATTTCTATTTTTAGTGCAAATTATTTAAAAAGTAATAATGCAAATGAATCTTTCAAACTTTCTAATTCAGCAGCAATGGGGACTGTTGCTTCTGAGTGAGTCGGTGATTTGTTCAAAACTCAAAAATACTTAGAAAATGTAAAAGTAGAAAAATTAGAATTAAAGAAATAA